AGAGATATGCAGACATAATGCACTGAGATCGAGCAAATTTTGACTGTTAAAAGCCAGAGAATGGCGATCGCGCGTTAGAGCCAAACCACCAATTAAATTACCACCATCGACGATCGGTCCTACCATCACGTGAGCGTGGTCGAAACGCGGACAGATAGTTTTCCATTTTTCCGTCGGTAATAATACCTCTTCGTGGACGGGGGCGTGATGTTCTAAGAGATAGCGCAGTACGGGATTATATTCTGTAGAGATAGCCAACTTAAATAATTTAGACCGACTAGCCACAGCAGGAAGTTGCGATAACAAAAATAGTCGATAGCGTTTGGCTGCAAAATATTCGCCAATCTTACCAGTGACGGAATCTTCAAGCTGTAACTGAGTTTCGGCAAGAGCGATCGCGCTAACCAGAGATTTTAGAGAACTCATTGATATCGATTAACAAAGTGTACCCGTTTGAGGACTATCCGCACTTTA
This window of the Myxosarcina sp. GI1 genome carries:
- a CDS encoding LuxR C-terminal-related transcriptional regulator: MSSLKSLVSAIALAETQLQLEDSVTGKIGEYFAAKRYRLFLLSQLPAVASRSKLFKLAISTEYNPVLRYLLEHHAPVHEEVLLPTEKWKTICPRFDHAHVMVGPIVDGGNLIGGLALTRDRHSLAFNSQNLLDLSALCLHISTRLTKIQSPHRQLNSDCLKLVTPRELQIARLVAQGLTNAEIGRSLWITENSVKQALKRMFRKLGVASRTEAIALLFCSSTTDC